The proteins below come from a single Mya arenaria isolate MELC-2E11 chromosome 8, ASM2691426v1 genomic window:
- the LOC128244318 gene encoding uncharacterized protein LOC128244318 — MKKIMNKGNRKKTVAWSVPFNPEAQGTTVKTGAKSKIRYSDGVIRRTNWVGNVLEDTILQIFANGEMDVFVNIIKVEVVPSYSALKVWWEASGVQEKDKQTQQLLETQAGKLRHLLLQSQVCGRVPPVVFMRDISIARKKQIEELLHNLDTGPPDTELELEEDKLELQVDWKRKQAWKSNGHSSDLVVKPGETDVERIEFEDKSLDSHEVDSNICEDVSYSFDQELSVEEKGVEGNDSKRVRTSDFKFRQDLYGLQHDSLMKKVLDSKLAKRPLAAVEEKETFNMDRLVFKQDKKRAYKPFKVSKRILERLERQTYGYNNYDD, encoded by the exons gccCAGGGAACAACTGTCAAAACCGGTGCTAAGAGCAAGATACGGTACTCGGACGGGGTGATACGTCGAACCAACTGGGTTGGCAATGTGCTTGAAGATACCATCCTGCAGATATTCGCCAATGGGGAGATGgatgtatttgtaaacataatcAAG GTTGAAGTTGTTCCAAGCTACTCTGCACTGAAGGTTTGGTGGGAGGCGAGTGGAGTGCAggaaaaagacaaacaaactcAACAGCTCCTTGAAACACAGGCTGGCAAACTCAG GCACTTGTTACTTCAGTCTCAGGTGTGTGGGCGTGTGCCTCCGGTCGTATTCATGAGGGATATCAGCATAGCTCGCAAGAAGCAAATAGAGGAGCTACTTCACAACCTTGACACAGGGCCTCCAGATACAGAATTGGAGCTAGAGGAAGACAAGCTTGAACTTCAGGTAGATTGGAAAAGGAAACAAGCATGGAAATCTAACGGGCATAGTAGTGATTTGGTGGTGAAACCAGGTGAAACTGATGTTGAAAGAATTGAGTTTGAGGATAAATCGTTAGATAGTCATGAAGTTGATAGTAATATATGTGAAGATGTATCATACAGTTTTGATCAAGAATTGAGTGTTGAAGAGAAAGGGGTGGAAGGAAATGATTCAAAAAGAGTAAGAACTAGTGACTTCAAGTTTAGACAAGATCTGTATGGGTTACAGCATGATTCCCTTATGAAGAAAGTGCTAGATAGCAAGCTGGCAAAAAGGCCCCTTGCTGCAGTAGAGGAAAAAGAAACATTCAATATGGACAGATTGGTTTTCAAGCAAGATAAGAAAAGGGCTTATAAGCCTTTTAAAGTATCAAAAAGAATATTAGAAAGATTAGAAAGGCAGACTTATGGATacaataattatgatgattag